The genomic stretch aggaggcagcatgGTGCTGAGTCTAACCCTTTCCCCACAAAAACAGAAGAATGCCACAGATACCACTCAGGTAAGCTGGAAAGTCACTTCACACTTTGATTGTtactgcagatagccagctttattTGCAGGTTCTACTGTGCTTTAGAAAATTTTATAAtgtttacaattttattagttgggattttatgtgtattgtttttataGTTATGTACTGTTATTTATATGTGGCAATTAGGAGTGCTTCTGAGAGCCGCACagagccccttcggggagatggtggcaggttaTAAATATTGTTCTGGACCTTTAAACTCGAAGAATGATCTCCatatcccacctaaacattaggtagagctgtttagcagtggaatatgctgttgtCTCAGAGCGTAGAGGGGTCTTATTCTCTGTAagattttaaatagaggctgggtggccatctgttaggggtgctttgattgtgctttttccagCATGGCAAACGGGGGTTGGActaatggcccttgtggtctcttccaaatctatattCTATATATTAATCCAAGAATGGGAAACCTTGGCTCCTCCTGCTGTCTGGAACTTCAACACTGGCATGGCCAGTAGTAATGGATGAGGggcattgttattattacaatatgCATTATATCACgcttcttctctcccaaaggagactacTGTTTGGAGGGAAAACGATTCCCTGCCCTTTCATCAATCAGACGCCAACCATATCATCTTCCAGGCAGAGAAGAGGCAGGATAATCCATTACAGAATCCACTACAAACAGTGGATTCTGTGCACATGGCAAGATGTTCTTAAGCTCCCATTGTGTCTCTACCAGCCTCGGGCTGCCCTGATCTCAGGAGCGGCTTCCTCTATTCCCGGCTCACCTGAGTTCCAGTTGTTTACGCTTCTGCACCTCTTGGTTATGCAGTTCCTCCATTCTCCGCAGCTCTTCCTGGCGCCTCATCAGGTCTGGAAGAAGCACCAGCAATAGAGCAGATGAGTGCCCCTGTTCAACATGAAATGCCAGAGGCGCCCTCCACCCTGCCCAAGTGCTCTCTTAGTCTGTGGCTGCACCTCACCTTGCCGCATCAGCATGACCTGGTGCTCATGGCGAGCTgcttccatctccatctccagctTCTCCCGGGCCTCTTTGATGTTGCGGTCCACCTggtcctgctgctgcttctccatcTCGATCAGGGCCTTCCAGCGCATGGCGTACTCGTACTCAAAGGACCCGGGCTGCGCAAAGCGGGGAGGCTGCTCACGCTCCCTGCAAAGAAGTGGAGTACAGTCAGTGGAGGAGATGCTCTGCAGAAGCCAGGGGGCACGCAGGACCCACACGATTCTCCAAGAGCCTCTGTTTTGCCCCAAAGGGTTCCACCTGGCACTCACTTGTGATATTGCTGGTTTTTGATTACCAGCTTTTCCGGAAGTCCCTCCTCGTCATCATACTGATCCATGGGCTCCACGGTCACTGGCCGAGGGAACCTAGAGTCAAAGGAGGGACGACAACACATTACATGGTGTCTAAGCAGACAAATGCTAAaggctctaaggcagtggttctcaacctgaggttcctagatgtttttggccttcagctcacaAAAATCCTaccagctgataaactggctgggatagctgggagttgtaggccaaaaaaatctggggaacccaggttgcgaaccactgctctaagggatGGCATCCTTTCTTTTGTGTGAGTGATAGCCACACCTTGGTCTCAATGATGCTTCCAGAGGAAATGCAATGATTAAAAACTGGGGCCCTGGGACAAGTGAGGACAGACCTTGCAATCCTGCTGACCTCCATCCACATTTACTGCCTCAGGCCCATAGGTTACCGGGTCCAGGCAAGTGGCCCCAGCAACCACTAACCCATACATCTAGGCAAAGCAGCATGTGGCCTACACTCTCCAGTAGCCAACAGATAAGAGGAAAGCTGAGTGTTGAAGACACAAGCTGCTACCTCTGCTTCCTCCTGCTCTGCTGGTCCTCCTCTGCACAGGTTTCACAGAGTGAGTTCAGCAAAATGGAAACACTACTCTTTAGCTCTGTGGATGCAGGCAGAAAACGCAGTTTGAAGGTCACTTCTACTGGGACACAAGCACTCTACTGCCTTCATCTCAGAATCCCCTTATCCCACAAGAAACTTACGTGGTGAGCAGGAAGGAGCCCTCGCCGCACCTGTCCAGGGCTTTCCTAGCAGCTGGCTTCCCAGAAAACTCCACAATGCCTTTCCCCGAGGGTCTTCCCCTGTCATCCACAATCACTACAGCCCTCTCCACTTGGCCAAACATGGAAAATGCTTCCTCCAGGAGTTCGTTGGACACAAACTGGGGCAGGTTCCGGACTGTCAGAGAGGCGCTGTGGCAGGCAAAGCGCACCCGCAGCTGCTTCCCCCGCAGGGGCATGTTGTCCAGCTCCACCTTGGCAATCTCAGCCAGGGTCCGGGTCTCCTACAAACAAGAAAGGAAGATCCACAAACCCAGTTAGAAGTCCCCCATGTTGGGCAGCATTCCTCAGTCCCTCTGCTGCAGGAGCGAGCAAAGAGGCCTTGGTGGAGAAAGGTCTCCTAGATCCATCTCTATTAGCACTGCACAGCACACAACTTCCTCCAAAGAGCAGTAAAGACTCCTCTGAAGCCACTCACCAGCCTGATAAAGCCAAAGCCCTTGTCCTTGTGAATGAACACTTCGCCAGCCTTCCCATATTTCTCAAAGAGCTTCCTCATCTCCTCTTCTGTGATATCCGGAGGCAGGTTCCCCACAAACAGGCGACTCCTCTGGGTGAAAGTCTTCTCACCGGGTTTCCGAAAGTTCTTCAAGTCAATGGTCAGGCCTTCATCTGAGGGGAATAAGGTACAGAATCGCTCTACGGAATTGGGGGAACAAATGCCAAGTATTAACACAATTCTGGCGTAAAGTGATTAACCGTAAAAGCTTATTAACTGATTCTCCCAACACATCCAGCTTCCAGCTATCCGAATAGCAGGTCAGCACAAATCAGCAAGAGGAAGAAAGGCTGCCAGAAATCATCACAAAGGAACAGCAGAGGAGCTTCCCAGTCAAGTAGAAGAAGATTTTTATCCCAGCCTTTGCAGGTAAGAGACAGAGGCTGCAGACGGGCAGCCAGAACATCGCAGCTGTAAGAAGCACTTACATGGCAGTGCCGGAGGGAAAGCGACTCAGCAGGTTGGGGGTGGCATACGGCTGCTCAGCCAGACTGCCTGCAAGTTAACAGTCGAAGGCAATGTCTTTTGTAATGCGCACCATCCTGTTTCTGAAACTGACCGGAAGCAAAGCCAGAGCCAGACCCAAGCCCTAAATCGGTCTTAGTGGATGCTTGAAAAAGATCACACATTGGTGGGAAAGAAAGCAAGCACTGAGAGATGATATATGTAGCAAAGGCCAGATGGCGACAGAAAAACACTAAGTGTACATGAAgctcaaaaaaacaacaacaacaaaacaggaaTATTAGGAAGCAACCCACAAAGATTCTCCCCAAAAGCACCAGCAAGCCAAGCACCTCCATATTTACTCTCCTACATTTAACCATGCTACATATATATACCAGTATATGTTTAAAACATCATACAGTCACATCACTAAATAACCAGTAAATAATGCAAAAATACTATCTAGTAGCCTCAAAAAGAAATGTAACATGCCTATTTGGAGATCTAAGAAAATTGCACCAAACCTATTCAGTGATACCTGGTTAAGTTTTTATTGAAACACAGAACATGAGCTGTGTCCATTCTGGATTTTTCTGGGATGTTCTTTCTGGGGCTCTGCATTATTTGCACCAAGACACTCAGcccaacatgataaaaaaatcaaaagtcccactattttttcttttctgctttttGTCTTGAATGGGGGACGCAATGTTTTGTTTGCCTAGGCATATTCAACAGCACCCCAGCCTCAAAACGTAACCATATTAACATGAAAAACATTTGTTTCCTTCTCCTATATCACCTTTTAACCATTTTACATGATGAAGCAGCCCTCAGAAAACTCCAAAAGCTACTCTGATGTATTTTGGTTTGTTTCACAATGTGCTCATGGTTGATGGCATGCATCTAGTCACAGGGCATTAGCAGAATCTAAGGAAGCTATCTACAGAGAATTGCACTACTTGCACCTGGCATTCCATAAGACCACCAGGAAGAGCGGGCTAGGTTTGCTCTTCTGGGAATTCAAGGACCACACAGCTCCACAGTAACATGCAGCCTCTGTGTGTATTTATGGAAAGAACTGGGAACTCACTTTGGCTGTTGGCCTGCTGCCCATTCGCAGggctgggttgttgttgttgctgtagcTGCTGTTGCTGATGATGTTGGTGCTGTTGCTGCTTCCGGGGAGTATGGTTCTGCTTCTCCATCGCAAAGCCCTTGTTGCCCTGCATCTTTCAGCCTTTGATTAAGTGCGAGACTGAAGTCAGAATGCATGTTTCCCaatttgttgctattattattattactaaaaagGGGAGCCAGAATGGACCCCTCCTGCTGTCTTTTTCtattcaagcaggcttttaaaaatgggtttttaagatcaattcctgacgtgctgtggttttagctttgaatatgcatCAAATTTGTTTGAACAGTTTTAACTGAATCATTTAATACTTTTCATATTTAATTCTGTtcgtgtttgtatattttaactgctgtgctaatgtttttatgttaagctgatttgagtcctctttgggggagataaagcgaggtataaataaatataataataataataatagtaatagcattGTATAaggtttaaaaaacattttactaTTGATACATCCTATCATCTATACATTGTTCCAAGTATCACTGTGCAATATTaacactttatatattccttggaTATGTATGATGGTTttaatgtttggttttttaaaaacttttttggttctaatgtatttgtttattttatctgtatattttgtgtggcatcaaattgttgcctacttGTGAGGCTGCTCAGagtgccctttggggtgagaaggctggggtataaatatggtaaataaataaattagtatacCGTCCTCCGCCCCCTCCCCATTTTCCCCCTCCCACCTATAACTGCCAAATGATATCATTGCATTGATTTAACAGTGTCGAAAACCTGGTTCAAAGTTCTACACCTATCATTTCCGTCTGTTTTGTCAATTAAAATAGACAATTCCCTATTCCAGACTTGTTTTGTGTAACTATTGTTTGGTTTGCTATTGTGACACGGCCTAAGGGATAATCaataaaatctattattattattactttttaattGAGGAGTGTCCACAATAATTGGAAtagttttaaagtgtttttaatgcttaatatttatttatatcttatttctgggCGTTATTGTGCTTAGGGTGATTTTTGTCTTGtcttttatgttaaatgtgttttaatttgtattgtgttgggagccgctttgggtcccgttagggagaaaagcggggtagaaataaaggtttattacatactagctgtgcccggccacgcgttgctgtggcaaagtatggcggcatgtattacagtagaatctcacttatccaacattcgcttatccaatgttctggattatccaactcagtcggccttttagtagtcaatgtttttgtagtcagtgttttaaattcattgtgatattttggtggcaaatttgtaaatacagtaattactacatagtattactgtgcatggaactactttttctgtcaaatttgttatataacatgatgttttggtgctcaatttgtataatgattacctaatttgatgtttaatcggcttttcctgaatcccttcttatccaacatattgacttatccaacgttctgccggcctgtttatgttggatgagtgagactgtactgtatatttataatctcatattatctgctggattatatgaggtcccttctacacagttgtataaaatgcacactgaagtggattatatggcagtgtggagtcgaaataatccagttccaagcaaataatataagattataaatgggttatatagctgtgtggaagggccttgagtcacactgtcatataatccagttaaaatcagataatctgtattttgtaggcagtgtgaaagaggcctaagtgaggcctaactctgcctgtcccctgggctgagtgggttgcttggagaccaagtgggcggagcttagccttctaactggcagcgattggataaaaacaattattcctctccctctaattaggactttatttttctttttgttgtatgaacgtagaggcatggatgaggggttgtgctgccaagtttagtgtttctgggatgtgtagttttgttgttttgtcctagaccgaaatttcattacctttttatatagatagatagatagatagataatgagaGAATGAACCTATCCTCCCACCACACCACATTTTGCCAAAAAGCATGGTATAACCTCCATCGAAAAGAGCGTAATTCTCATTGATTTTCGGCTAATTGCAGGATTTTAACTGGATGGATGCTTCACATTGTAACCCGCTTAGAGACCTAAATTTTAGAGGGAAGAATAAaggtgtgtgtacatatacatactgtatatataactcaATACAATAAGAGTCCCGggcatggggggggggcgcccggcctcctccctccttccttccttccctccctcctcctcctccactcactccggccttcctttttcttctgcggCGAGGCcttgcctttctttcctcccttccttcctcctcggcCCGGCCTACGAACCACCGACCGACCGCGGCCTCTTTCTAcctcagagagagaaaagaaagcggGGGAAAAGGACGGGGGCGCGCACGCTGGGCCGGAAACCAGCCTCGCTTTCCTGCCGCGGCCTGCCTTCTTCTCATTGGCGGACCGTCGTCCGCTGCGCCAGCGTTGACTGGCCGCTAGGGCTGTCAGTTACACCTCCTTGTCTACGTCATCGACGTCCCTGTGGCTGATTGGATGGCTGCTCCCGCCTCCTCCGCTAGCCCGCGCAAAAAGCTCCCTGCCAATGGCCGCCGCTCGTGGTTTGGTTGAGAAGGCGAGGGAAAAAGGGACAAAGGGGGAGAGAGAGCGGTCGTACGCATGCGTACAAGTCCGAGGGAGGCGTGGCGGGCCCGCGCACGCGCAGCGGCGAGGGAAGCAAGGCTCTTTCTTAAAGGGGCCGCGCCTCGAATTTAGCCTGCACCAGTGCGCAAGAGGCTCAGGGATGGGATCAGGCCAGGAAAGGGTGCTGCCAAGGCAGGCCTATGCAAAGACGTGCAAAATTGGGAAGATGGCTGGCGCTCCCTTTAGGCCTGGGTGGgatccccaagggtcatccagtcggacccccttctgccacgcataaaagagattttttaaataaatttttattattattctttccaaAGTATGCACATTATAACATAAAAATGGGTACATAGAACCACCCTACACCACCAATTAACAGTAGTAATTTTACATATCTTGGGCAAGGGAGAATGCCATATTTtgcaataggcatgggcaaacttcggccctccaggtgttttggacttcaactcccacaattcctaacagccgataggctgttaggaattgtgggagttgaagtccaaaacacctggagggccaagtttgcccatatgtTTACACAGATGAAAAGAAAAAACATCAAACACACCTTAAGCATATTTCTTGTCAGTTTTTAACTTTCCCCAATTCGAGCTTATGCTACACATACTGTACTACGCTACACATCTTTTATCTActtgcataaaataaatacactatctaatcactcctgacagatagctatccatcctctgcttcaaaacgaccatcataataataaaataataataataataataataattggaaaatgagcacgcaaagatactgtgggacttccgaatccagactgacaaagttctggaacacaacacaccagacatcacagttgtggaaaagaaaaaggttgggatcattgatgtcgccatcccaggtgacagtcgcattgacgaaaaacaacaggaaaaactcagccgctatcaggacctcaagattgaacttcaaagactctggcagaaaccagtacaggtggtcccagtggtgatgggcacactgggtgccgtgccaaaagatctcagccggcatttggaaacaatagacattgcaaaaggccaccctgctgagatctgggcgcatcatccgaaaatacatcacatagtcctagacacttgggaattgttcgacttgtgattttgtgaaacgaaatccagcatatccatcttgtttgctgtgtcataataaaataataataataataataataataataataataataataataataatacacttgggaagtgtccgacgtgtgatccaatacaacagccagcagagtgtctgctgtggactcatcttgtgtttcaaataataataatgcactttatttatattccgctttatctccctagagggactcagagtggattacagtataaacatataaggcaaacatttaatgccttttacacagtgaacaacaacaacatataatacaCAGACACAGGTAAAGGCCTTCATCTTTGGtgtctggaggtgatgctcaactccagccatggggaggtgctcttgctcCGTTTTTCCTTGCCAAGGAGCCTGTTATCCGTAGACATTTCCAACCCTgttgccggcatgtctgcatggggtgccCTTTTATTTTCCCACCAaggcggtacctgttgatctactcacattacatgcttttgaactgctaggttggcagaagctagagcaaataaacagtattaaaacagtatcattatatattattatatcttaaCACTTCTCTGTTTAAAAGTGTGATTTCTTGTTCAGTTGTGAATGTacatagttgttctactccagaaactttgtttttgcggctgccacaaactaggttgaatagGTTGAGACCCTATGatgagattcattgaaaaactagagcaaaatgtgctgcaagatgtccctcccacaaaaataaagtgcttgcagtttaataaacgtttccCATGTTTTAAggatactgtagagtctcacttatccaacgttctggattatccaacgcattttgtagtcactgttttcaatatatcgtgatattttggtgctaaattcataaatacagtaattacaacataacattactgcgtattgaactactttttctgtcaaatttgttgtataacatgatgttttagtgcttaattagtaaaatcataacctaatttgatgtttaataggcttttccttaatccctccttattatccaacatattcacttatccaatgttctgctggcccgtttatattggataagtgagactctactgtagaaccaattaggaaatgccatTTAGAACCCAGGAATAAAAGTCCAgttatacagtattccctcactacttcgcggttcactttttgcgaatACGCTGTTTCGTggattttcaataaactctaaaagactattataaatcataaaaaattacaatttacagcctaaggaagggaggaagaagaagccaaaggggagagaaaaggagcccaagcagcaacgggagaaggaggtgatttatcaacacacgattggttgataaagacttaaaatagtgtataactactaaaataatgtataaatattaaaataaatatagtgtccctactttgcggattttcacttattgcgggtggtcctggaacctaaccccagcaataagtgagggaacacggtATAGTATATTGAATATAATCGTCCCTTCAGCCTAGGTGGTAGATCATGGCTGCGAGAGAGAAAAATTAAcacaaattttgtgtttagacgtgGGTACCATCTCATTGTGGACAAGATGGGTACCAACTTGTCTGCCTCATGAGGactctgtataacaaccaagtagccacagtaagaaaagaccacggaacaacagactagttcaagattgggaaaggagtacggcagggctgtatactctcaccctacctattcaacttgtatgcagaacacatcgtgcgacatgtggggctttatgaatccaaggctggagttaatattgctggaagaaacattcacaaccttaaatatgcagatgataccactttgatggctgaaagtgaagaggagctgaggagccttatcaccaaggtgaaagaagaaagtgcaaaagccgggctgcaggtaaa from Anolis carolinensis isolate JA03-04 unplaced genomic scaffold, rAnoCar3.1.pri scaffold_12, whole genome shotgun sequence encodes the following:
- the nono gene encoding non-POU domain-containing octamer-binding protein isoform X2, coding for MQGNKGFAMEKQNHTPRKQQQHQHHQQQQLQQQQQPSPANGQQANSQNEGLTIDLKNFRKPGEKTFTQRSRLFVGNLPPDITEEEMRKLFEKYGKAGEVFIHKDKGFGFIRLETRTLAEIAKVELDNMPLRGKQLRVRFACHSASLTVRNLPQFVSNELLEEAFSMFGQVERAVVIVDDRGRPSGKGIVEFSGKPAARKALDRCGEGSFLLTTFPRPVTVEPMDQYDDEEGLPEKLVIKNQQYHKEREQPPRFAQPGSFEYEYAMRWKALIEMEKQQQDQVDRNIKEAREKLEMEMEAARHEHQVMLMRQDLMRRQEELRRMEELHNQEVQKRKQLELRQEEERRRREEEMRRQQEEMMRRQEGFKGAFPDAREPPDMRMGQMGMGGAIGMNNRPAMGGTAVPAGPPPTTGPGPMIPDGTMGMTPPPPPDRFGQTTPMEGLGTMGGSAPAFNRGAPGGDFGPNKRRRY
- the nono gene encoding non-POU domain-containing octamer-binding protein isoform X1; translated protein: MQGNKGFAMEKQNHTPRKQQQHQHHQQQQLQQQQQPSPANGQQANSQKRFCTLFPSDEGLTIDLKNFRKPGEKTFTQRSRLFVGNLPPDITEEEMRKLFEKYGKAGEVFIHKDKGFGFIRLETRTLAEIAKVELDNMPLRGKQLRVRFACHSASLTVRNLPQFVSNELLEEAFSMFGQVERAVVIVDDRGRPSGKGIVEFSGKPAARKALDRCGEGSFLLTTFPRPVTVEPMDQYDDEEGLPEKLVIKNQQYHKEREQPPRFAQPGSFEYEYAMRWKALIEMEKQQQDQVDRNIKEAREKLEMEMEAARHEHQVMLMRQDLMRRQEELRRMEELHNQEVQKRKQLELRQEEERRRREEEMRRQQEEMMRRQEGFKGAFPDAREPPDMRMGQMGMGGAIGMNNRPAMGGTAVPAGPPPTTGPGPMIPDGTMGMTPPPPPDRFGQTTPMEGLGTMGGSAPAFNRGAPGGDFGPNKRRRY